From Bubalus bubalis isolate 160015118507 breed Murrah chromosome 17, NDDB_SH_1, whole genome shotgun sequence:
GCCAGGCCGGCCCCGCAGCGCCGCCCCGCCCGGCGTGCAGACCCCGTGGCGGCTCCGGGGCTGCGGGCCGGGTGGGCGGCAGGACCGTGGATTAaagctgtgtgtgggggggaggggccCGCCAGGGTCTTTGGCTTCTAGGAGGGGGAGGTGTGCATGCGCAGGTGGCTGATGAGGTTGCGCTGCTGCGTGAACTTGCCCCCGCACAGCTGGCACTCGTAGGGCTTCTCGCCCGAGTGCACGCGCATGTGCTCGGTGAGGCGGTACTGGCGTGTGAAGCGCATGCCGCACTCGCCGCACGCGAAGGGCTTGAGGCCCAGGTGGCTGCGCATGTGGCGTGTCATGGTGCCGCGCTGCGTGAACATCTTCCCGCAGATGCCACACGGGAAGGGCCGCGCCAGCCAGTGCGTCTTCTCGTGCTGCCGCAGCGTGGCCGCGTCTTTGTAGGTCTTCTCGCAGGCCGAGCACTTGAAGGGCCGCGGCCCGGCCGCCAGGGCCGCGCTCGGCGCCGACAAGTCCTCCGCCTCCTCGTCGGCGCCCGCGCTGCCCGTCTCGTAGGCGCCGCCCTCCTCCTTGAGGAGCAGCTCCTCCTCCGCGTGCGTCTCCACGTGCGCGTTGAGCTGCTCCGAGCTGGGGAAGCCCTTGGCGCAAGGGATGCACACGTACAGGTTGTCGCCGTAGGGAACCGGCTCGAAGCCCTCCTGCCGGTACACGTAGGGCGCGCCGGCCGGGCCGCCCTCACTCCCGCTCTGCGCGCTGTCGTCGCTGCCGTCCTTGccgttctcctcctcctccttgcagGCGTGAGGGGGCTCCCCGAAGGGCCTGCCAGCCGCCGCGCTGCCGGCCAGGAGCCCGTTGGGGACCCTGTCGCCCAGCCCTTCGGCCTCCTCCCCCGGGCACGGGCCCTTGGGCGCCACGTCCCTCCGCTCAAATGGGGAGGCGGCCGCGGGCTCCTTCTTGGCCCACTCCTTCTTGCGGGCCGAGTGCCGGAGGCTCTTGCGGGGCGGTGGCCCGCCCGGCCCCTCCAGCAGGCACAGCGGGTGGTCGTCTGCCCCCTCCAGATCCATGGGCTCACTGAGGGCCCCCCCCAGCTCGGTGTAAGAGGCACTGTTGGCGACGGGAGGGGCGGAGGTCGAGAGGGGCGAGCCCTCCTGGCTGTCGCTCAGCTGGGCTGGGTCGTCGGGGGTGAGGGAGGGCCCGGGGGTGGCAGGGGGCAGCGGGGGGCTCTTCTTGGACAAGTCCAGGCCCAGCTCCTGCTCGCAGCTGCCGCCGGCCCCGTTGGTACTGCAGCCGCCCAGGCCGGCCTCCCCGCTGCCGGGACAGATGGGCCGGCCCAGGCCGTGCGCGCCCTCCTGGCTCAAGCCGCCCAGGAAGAGCTCATCGTCGGAGCCTTTGGCCTGGGAGAGCTCCTGGGGGGCATGGGCCCCTTTGCGCCCGTCCACAAGGCCTGGGTAGCGGGTCTGGATGACTGAGGCCGTAGACAGCCGCTGGCTGCGGGGGTGCCGCCCCAGGCCGGCGCCGCCCCGCCCAGAGCCGAAGGGCTTGCCAGCTCTCTTGAGCTTGCGCCGGCAGAGGGCCGCCAGCTCAGGCAGCTGGAGGTAGCTGGCGGCGGTGAGCAGCGTGCTGAAGTTGGGCTCAGCCGGCGGCTCACCGGGCAGCAGGCGGCCAGTGTAGATGAAGTCCAGGATCTGCTGGAACACCGCGGAGCTGACCATGTCCGTGTCCAGGCTGATGAGGTTGTCATGCAGCACCAGGGACTTGAAGTAGACGCTGCTGGCGGCCAACACGTTCTTGTGGGCGCGGAAGACGGCGTTCTCCACCATGACGATGACGTCACACAGGAAGCCCTGCGTGCGCTGCTGGTTCAGCTGCAGCAGGAGCTGCTTGGAGTGGCTGGGCAGCTCCATGTCGGGCCCCATGTCCCCGCGCCCTGCCCACACGCACCACCTGTGGGCACGAGCAGACACACCCGTCAGCGGGGACCCTCCTGGGGCCTCCCCCCAGGCCGCCCACCTGCCGCCAGCCCATCTGTACGCTTGAAAACGCAGCGACGATGGGGGGCACATGTGCAGGGCAGACAAACCAGAGCTCTGTCCCCTAGAGGAAGGTGACCCCATGCCCAGATGGACCTGTGGGTGAGCAGCGGGGACAGAAGCCCCTGGTGGACACATAGCCCACATGGGCGTGCAGCGGCCCAGCTTTCCGGTCCAGCCGGAAATTGGATCTGCACACGGAGTTGCCCAGTGCGCAGCGAAGCCACCTTCTCCTCGAATACCACGTGGGCAGGTCGGACCCGCAGCCTCCAGCAACGGCCAACCCATGTGACGATGCGGCCCGGccattccccccaccctccccatctcccTGGCCTGTGCCTCTGGGTGCCGAGCAGGAGAGGTGGCCTGGCCAAGCCTGGTACTGCAGGCCCCAGGGCCTTTCTGGACAGGGCAGGTTGTCTGAGCCTGGGAAACCCCGCAGACTGGCCAAAACGCGCCGGAAGGAATTCTCACTGGGGGAACGACCGTGCACAGAGCCCCACGGCGGCTGCGCGCGTGCCCACCCACAGGGGCCTTCATGTCCCTGCGCTCATGGCCCGACCCGGGAGAGGAGCGCACTGCCCCAGGCCTCCCCCAGCAGGGATCCAgggtccccaccctgccccctcgGGAGGGGTCGTGCCCGCCCACCTGCTGTCCCACCCTGGCCCGCACTTGCCCTTGTCTACAAAGACACAGAAGCCCCCATGCCCCTGTCCACCTGGGAAGGCTCTGCACACAGTGCCCACGTGGGCCGGCACTTGGCCCCGTGGGAGCCAGTCCCCCTCCTGGCCCTGGCCAGCCAAGGGGGACAAAGAGCCCTAGACGCGGAACACCTGGCTGGGAACGCCAGGCCCGGGAgccacagcccctcctcccccacgcTGCCAACGCTGCCCGCACACAAAGGCCGGGGCCAGCACGCAGGCCAGGCGCTCAGCTGCCCGGAGtccccaggaggaggagcagaccccgccccccgccgcaCCCCCAGCCCCCCCAGCCTACCGGAGTGCCAGGGGCCCAGAAACCATGTGAGCAGCAGCCAGGGGGGGTGGCCTCCTCGAGTGTGCGGCCTCCCTGGGGGTGCATCAATGCCTGGTCACCTGCGGAGGAGAAGGTGGACACAGTCAGCACGCGGTCCTCGCAAGGGGGGAGGAGCGGCTCGAGGCTGGAGCCAGGCTCCCGTCTGCGACAGGGTCGGGACGTCCGGACAGCTGGGCAGGAGGCAGCAGCCACAGTGCCTGCAGCCTGGCTGGTGGCAGGAAGGAGGCAGGTGTGGGGCGCCGCCGCACCCCCACAGGAAACAGGGTGCCCCCGGGGCCGCCTCGGGCGGGGAGTGGGGGGACAGGCGTGCAGCTCTGGGAGGACGGGCGGGGTGGCAGGAGGCCTGGGCAAGGCCCTTCTAGGCTGGCCACATTTACATAACAAAAGGTCAGAAATGGAGGCGCTGGTGCAGCGGGCTATTTATAAGATCCAGTCTCAACCGCTTCTGGCTCCCcaaccccctgccctgccctgcccttccctctGGGTCTGCGCTCGCCCCCTCCCTGCCAGAGCCCAGCCCCCTCCTGCCCAGCCTGGCCTGACCACATGGCCCTCGCAGGCTCGCCCTTTCAATACCAGCCCGCCAAGGCTGCTGGCGGCTGCTGCCAGATGCGGGTGGGCTTCCCGGCCCCCCAGAGCTTCAGGTCCCGGGAGAGGGGTCCCGAGGTCTGGCTGCTTGCCCCCCACTGCAGCAGGCCTGGGCACCCTGGGCATGGAGCCAGGCAGCGGGTGGAGGCCTGAGCCCCGGAGCCCCTCCTGgcgcgcccctcccccgcccaggGCCAGGGCGGCCCGGCCGGTCCTCAGGAATGTGCCCAGACCCGGGGTGCGGGGTGGCCGGGAGGCCTCGCTCCAGCCTGCCAGCTGTCTCTTGCCCCCAGCACGGCTCCCCGCTGGCAGGGGTGGCCGGTGAGGGGGCCGGCCTGGCTCGCAGGCAGCATGAGGCCCGCTGGTGTGGGGCCGCTGCCCAGCCTGGCAGGAGCCGCCATGGGCTGCAACAGCCCCGGCAGCCAGCCCAGCCACCCCAAGCTCCCCCCACCGCCCTGCTCTGCTGCCCGCCTTGAGCACCCGCTCCACCATGCCCAGAGCCCGGGCAGACGGACCACTCCACCATGCCCAGAGCCCGGGCAGACGGACCACTCCACCATGCCCAGAGCCCGGGCAGACGGACAGGTCAGAGACGTGGGCTGGGAGTTGTCCCCGCTAGGCTGACCCCAACACCCACCAAGAAAGGGGTCTCTTGTGAACAGACGCCCTGGGTGACTTTCCCAGCCCTCTGCTCCCAAAACTGCTGCTTGGTGACCAACGGGTCCTGGCTGAGGCCCCGGGCACCCTTCCTCCCCCCAGCTCAGACCGCAAAAAGCCAAGGTGGCCAGTCCACCCCAATCCCCGGAAGGCCAGGCCCTACAGCTGAGCAGGGACCCCAGGCCTCATGGGGGGCCTCTCCTGGTGCCCGGGAGGGCAGGAGGTGGTGAGAGAAGCCCTCAGGTGCTTCAACCAGATTCCACAGCAGCTGGTCCAACTTGCCCTGGACCACTACGGAGCCCCAAGCCAGGGAGGCTGAGCTCTCGGACTGCCCCATCCTTCTGCCTCTAGGTGGAAACGCCGGGGAACAGGGCCTGGCGACAGGCGCCCCTCCCTCCAAGCAGAGAAGGGGGCATCCCAGCCCACCAGGGGGCCGTGGGCCCCTCAAGATGCCCACTACCTGGCCGCCACGCCCCAGGGCCTTAAGCACAGCGGGTGCGTCACTGAGGCCGCAGACACTCGCTGGCCACTGCCCCGCAAACCTGGGTCCAGCCAACCTGGCGT
This genomic window contains:
- the HIC2 gene encoding hypermethylated in cancer 2 protein, which produces MVSGPLALRWCVWAGRGDMGPDMELPSHSKQLLLQLNQQRTQGFLCDVIVMVENAVFRAHKNVLAASSVYFKSLVLHDNLISLDTDMVSSAVFQQILDFIYTGRLLPGEPPAEPNFSTLLTAASYLQLPELAALCRRKLKRAGKPFGSGRGGAGLGRHPRSQRLSTASVIQTRYPGLVDGRKGAHAPQELSQAKGSDDELFLGGLSQEGAHGLGRPICPGSGEAGLGGCSTNGAGGSCEQELGLDLSKKSPPLPPATPGPSLTPDDPAQLSDSQEGSPLSTSAPPVANSASYTELGGALSEPMDLEGADDHPLCLLEGPGGPPPRKSLRHSARKKEWAKKEPAAASPFERRDVAPKGPCPGEEAEGLGDRVPNGLLAGSAAAGRPFGEPPHACKEEEENGKDGSDDSAQSGSEGGPAGAPYVYRQEGFEPVPYGDNLYVCIPCAKGFPSSEQLNAHVETHAEEELLLKEEGGAYETGSAGADEEAEDLSAPSAALAAGPRPFKCSACEKTYKDAATLRQHEKTHWLARPFPCGICGKMFTQRGTMTRHMRSHLGLKPFACGECGMRFTRQYRLTEHMRVHSGEKPYECQLCGGKFTQQRNLISHLRMHTSPS